In Paludibaculum fermentans, the genomic stretch CCAACTCGACGACCAGTTGCTGATGGTGATGGAACTGGTGGAGGGCCCCACGCTGGAGTCGCTGCTCGCGCATGCCCCGTTGCCGGTGGAACTCTCGGTCGGCATCGTCTCACAGGTGCTGTCGGCGCTCGGCTACGCCCACCGGCAGGGTGTCATCCACCGCGACATCAAACCGACGAATATCGTCCTGAGCAGGGGCGGCGCGGTGAAGCTCATCGACTTCGGCATCGCCCTGGCGGAGTTCAACCCGCGCATGACGCAGACCGGCATGGTACTGGGGTCTTTGGCGTACATGGCTCCGGAGCAGTTGACGGGCTTGAACGCCGATGCCCGGGCCGATCTTTACTCCGTCGGCATCACTCTGTACCAGGCGGTCACCGGCAGGCGCGCGATTGAGGGCGCCAACGAGTACGAGATGATGAACGCCCACGTGCACCAGCAGCCCATTCCTCCCGTGCAGCACAACCCGGCCATCTCGCAGGAACTGTCCGCCGCCATCGTGAAGTCGCTGGCGAAGAATCCGGCGCACCGGTTCCAGACCGCTGAGGACTTCCGCCAGGCGCTGAGCGGCTACATGCCCACCAGCAGTTCCGCCTGGCCGCAGCTGGCCGCGAGTTCGTCCGAGACGGGCATGCATGAGCGCGTGGCGACCATGCTGCCGGTGGAAAAGCTGCCGTCGTCGTCCCGGTTCCACTCCGCCGCACTGGCCGTGCTCAACCGCAATCTGGCCCAATATGTGGGCCCCATCGCGCGGCACCTGGTGATGAAAGAAAGCCGCGATGCGCCGAACCTGGACGCATTGTGCCAGGCCGTAGCCAGCCAGATCGCCAAAGACTCTGACCGGGCAGCCTTTCTGCAGGCCTGCCGGGCGGAGTTCGGCGCCGAGACGCGGACGGTGATGGCGCCCATCCAGACTTCGGCCCCCACCCCGCCGACACCGACCGCGGTCACACAGGCCTCGATGGACCCGGCCTGGATCGACCGGCTCAAGAAAGATCTGGCTGTGCAGATCGGGCCCATGG encodes the following:
- a CDS encoding serine/threonine-protein kinase: MSFQVGQVVGDYQVEGVLGRGGMGALYKVRNRISQRLDAMKVLLPSVRSSSADITSRFEREIRVHASLRHPNIAELYTAFQLDDQLLMVMELVEGPTLESLLAHAPLPVELSVGIVSQVLSALGYAHRQGVIHRDIKPTNIVLSRGGAVKLIDFGIALAEFNPRMTQTGMVLGSLAYMAPEQLTGLNADARADLYSVGITLYQAVTGRRAIEGANEYEMMNAHVHQQPIPPVQHNPAISQELSAAIVKSLAKNPAHRFQTAEDFRQALSGYMPTSSSAWPQLAASSSETGMHERVATMLPVEKLPSSSRFHSAALAVLNRNLAQYVGPIARHLVMKESRDAPNLDALCQAVASQIAKDSDRAAFLQACRAEFGAETRTVMAPIQTSAPTPPTPTAVTQASMDPAWIDRLKKDLAVQIGPMARVVVDRAAKKASGPNELLATVAAEISSPEERARFLARHRTH